In Brucella melitensis bv. 1 str. 16M, a genomic segment contains:
- a CDS encoding multidrug effflux MFS transporter, whose amino-acid sequence MPLDIKDGSPSHQTSIRGRGEFIALIAAIMAINALAVDIMLPGLPQIGASLGVHSENHVQFVITAYLLGFGVSQLFYGPLSDRFGRRLPLFGGLAIYVVAALGSAFVTDFTTLIILRVLQGLGAAATRVIAVSVVRDKFSGRQMAEVMSLVMMVFMILPVVAPATGQLIMLFGEWHLIFMFMAIMALVVGLWAFLRLPETLPVSHRRPLTMKSTLGGFVIVLTNRVALFYMLGTSFILGALFGYINSAQQIFVGIYQLGTLFPLAFAAVAMTLALASFLNSRLVGRFGMRRISQTMLLVFTSFSLLWMVLSIVMDGPIPFAVLMIIYMTIMLSFSLVTANFNALAMEPLGEVAGTASSVLGFAQTVIGAALGAVIGQAFDGTTTPVATGYCVLGFVALACVLIAERGRLFRVQNPPAEHVI is encoded by the coding sequence ATGCCGCTCGACATCAAGGACGGTTCGCCAAGCCATCAGACATCCATACGCGGACGCGGTGAATTTATTGCGCTCATCGCCGCCATCATGGCTATCAATGCCCTCGCTGTCGATATCATGTTGCCGGGCCTGCCGCAGATCGGCGCCAGCCTCGGTGTACATTCTGAAAATCATGTTCAGTTCGTAATCACGGCCTATCTGCTGGGTTTCGGTGTTTCGCAGCTTTTCTATGGCCCATTGAGCGACCGTTTCGGGCGCAGGCTGCCGCTTTTCGGCGGTCTGGCCATCTATGTTGTCGCCGCACTGGGCTCTGCCTTTGTAACCGACTTCACGACGCTCATCATTCTGCGTGTGCTGCAAGGGCTTGGCGCTGCCGCAACGCGCGTGATTGCCGTGTCCGTCGTTCGCGACAAGTTTTCCGGCCGCCAGATGGCGGAAGTCATGTCGCTTGTCATGATGGTTTTCATGATCCTTCCGGTCGTGGCGCCCGCCACCGGCCAGCTCATCATGCTGTTCGGCGAATGGCACCTGATCTTCATGTTCATGGCCATTATGGCGCTTGTCGTCGGCCTGTGGGCATTCCTTCGCCTGCCGGAGACGCTCCCCGTGAGCCATCGCCGCCCGCTCACCATGAAAAGTACGCTTGGCGGTTTCGTGATTGTCCTTACGAACCGCGTGGCGCTGTTCTATATGCTGGGGACCTCGTTCATTCTCGGCGCCCTCTTCGGCTATATCAATTCCGCACAGCAGATTTTTGTCGGCATCTATCAGCTCGGTACATTATTCCCGCTGGCCTTTGCCGCCGTGGCCATGACGCTTGCGCTTGCCTCGTTCCTGAATTCGCGGCTGGTGGGGCGCTTCGGGATGCGGCGCATTTCCCAGACCATGCTGCTCGTTTTCACGAGCTTCAGCCTTCTCTGGATGGTGCTGTCTATCGTCATGGATGGCCCCATTCCATTTGCGGTTCTGATGATAATCTATATGACCATCATGCTCTCGTTCAGCCTTGTGACCGCCAATTTCAATGCGCTGGCCATGGAACCCCTGGGCGAAGTGGCTGGCACGGCTTCTTCCGTGCTGGGCTTCGCACAGACCGTCATCGGCGCGGCACTCGGCGCGGTGATAGGACAGGCTTTCGACGGCACCACCACGCCCGTTGCCACCGGCTATTGCGTGCTCGGTTTCGTGGCGCTTGCCTGTGTGCTTATCGCCGAACGCGGACGGTTGTTCAGGGTTCAAAATCCGCCAGCCGAACATGTGATCTAA
- a CDS encoding inositol monophosphatase family protein, with protein MRFGDGQLDWLADLLAEAAAKEIMPRFRHLEVGDIRQKTSPADLVTEADINAERFITARLRERFPDALIVGEEACSDNPGLLAGLGEADLAFTIDPVDGTFNFASGVPLFGVMLAVVSKGETVAGIIHDPVDKDWIMAAKGAGSHIRRADGTTRNVHVAAPAAIGQMTGSVSWQYTPEPMRSRLARNHTKFLSQIGYRCAAHEYRIIATGGAHFAVYNKLMPWDHLPGALIHQEAGGYLARWDGSNYLPSHTGGGLLIAPSRESWQAIRTALWEE; from the coding sequence ATGCGCTTTGGTGATGGACAACTCGATTGGCTGGCGGATCTTCTGGCAGAAGCGGCAGCCAAAGAAATAATGCCGCGTTTCCGCCATCTGGAAGTGGGTGACATCCGGCAGAAGACATCCCCTGCTGATCTGGTGACAGAGGCGGATATTAATGCGGAACGCTTCATCACCGCCCGGTTGAGGGAGCGGTTTCCCGATGCGTTGATCGTGGGCGAAGAAGCCTGTTCCGACAATCCGGGCTTGCTTGCGGGCTTGGGAGAGGCCGATCTGGCATTCACCATCGATCCGGTCGACGGCACTTTCAATTTTGCTTCCGGGGTGCCGCTTTTTGGCGTGATGCTGGCGGTGGTGTCAAAAGGCGAAACCGTTGCAGGCATTATTCATGATCCCGTCGATAAGGACTGGATCATGGCTGCGAAGGGAGCCGGGAGCCATATCCGCCGTGCTGATGGTACGACCCGCAATGTGCATGTCGCCGCGCCTGCCGCCATAGGGCAGATGACGGGTTCTGTATCGTGGCAATATACGCCTGAGCCGATGCGCTCGCGCCTTGCGCGCAACCATACGAAATTTCTCTCGCAGATCGGTTATCGCTGTGCGGCACATGAATATCGCATCATCGCGACAGGTGGTGCGCATTTTGCGGTCTATAACAAGCTGATGCCGTGGGATCATCTGCCCGGCGCCCTTATTCATCAGGAAGCGGGCGGCTATCTTGCCCGTTGGGACGGGAGCAACTATCTGCCATCTCATACCGGCGGCGGACTTCTAATCGCGCCCAGCAGGGAAAGCTGGCAGGCGATCCGAACCGCCCTCTGGGAAGAATGA
- the ttcA gene encoding tRNA 2-thiocytidine(32) synthetase TtcA, with amino-acid sequence MNAFDADITEHADSSGCHPLFRDVPATVEFNKLRKRLVRLTRQAIEDFAMVKPGDRWMVCLSGGKDSYGLLALLLDLKWRGLLPVELLAVNLDQGQPNFPKHILPDFLTRYGIEHRIEYQDTYSIVTDKLPETSTYCSLCSRLRRGNLYRIAREEGCSAIVLGHHREDILETFFMNLFHGGRLAAMPPKLLNDEGDLMVFRPLAYAAEDDLEKFANAMQFPIIPCDLCGSQDGLQRNAMKAMLIDIEKRMPGRKDTMIRALTNVRPSHLLDRKLFDFAGLMANGEKGSDDALW; translated from the coding sequence ATGAACGCTTTCGATGCTGATATCACGGAACATGCTGACAGCAGTGGTTGTCATCCTTTGTTTCGCGATGTGCCTGCCACAGTGGAATTCAACAAGCTGCGCAAGCGCCTTGTGCGCCTGACACGGCAGGCCATTGAAGATTTCGCCATGGTAAAGCCGGGTGATCGCTGGATGGTCTGCCTGTCGGGCGGCAAGGATTCCTATGGCCTTCTCGCCTTGCTGCTCGACCTGAAATGGCGCGGCCTTCTGCCGGTTGAACTTCTGGCTGTCAATCTCGATCAGGGCCAGCCCAACTTCCCAAAGCATATTCTGCCGGATTTCCTCACGCGCTATGGCATCGAGCACCGCATCGAATATCAGGACACCTATTCGATCGTTACCGACAAGCTGCCGGAAACGAGCACCTATTGTTCGCTTTGTTCGCGCCTGCGCCGTGGCAATCTTTATCGCATAGCGCGCGAGGAGGGCTGCTCTGCCATTGTTCTGGGCCATCACCGTGAAGATATTCTCGAAACCTTCTTCATGAATCTCTTCCATGGCGGCCGCCTTGCGGCCATGCCGCCAAAACTTCTGAACGACGAAGGCGATCTTATGGTTTTCCGCCCGCTTGCCTATGCTGCGGAAGATGATCTGGAAAAATTCGCCAACGCAATGCAGTTTCCGATCATTCCGTGCGACCTTTGCGGCAGTCAGGACGGCCTTCAGCGCAACGCCATGAAAGCCATGCTGATCGATATTGAAAAGCGTATGCCGGGACGGAAGGACACGATGATCCGCGCCCTGACCAATGTGCGGCCGAGCCATCTTCTGGATCGCAAACTGTTCGATTTTGCGGGCCTGATGGCCAATGGCGAGAAGGGTAGTGACGATGCGCTTTGGTGA
- the rpsD gene encoding 30S ribosomal protein S4, whose product MSKRESAKYKIDRRLGENIWGRPKSPVNRREYGPGQHGQRRKGKLSDFGVQLRAKQKLKGFYGDISEKQFRKTYEEAARRKGDTGENLIGLLESRLDAVVYRAKFVPTIFAARQFINHGHVNVNGRRVNIQSYRLKVGDVVEVREKSKQLAIVLEAVQLAERDVPDYIDVDHNKMVATYNRVPGLSDVPYAVQMEPNLVVEFYSR is encoded by the coding sequence ATGAGCAAGCGCGAATCCGCAAAGTATAAGATTGACCGCCGTCTTGGCGAAAACATCTGGGGCCGTCCGAAGTCCCCGGTCAACCGTCGTGAATATGGCCCGGGCCAGCACGGCCAGCGCCGCAAGGGCAAGCTGTCGGACTTCGGTGTGCAGCTGCGCGCCAAGCAGAAGCTTAAGGGTTTCTACGGCGATATCTCGGAAAAGCAGTTCCGCAAGACCTATGAAGAAGCCGCTCGCCGCAAGGGCGATACGGGTGAAAACCTGATCGGTCTTCTCGAATCGCGTCTGGATGCTGTTGTGTATCGCGCAAAGTTCGTTCCGACGATTTTCGCCGCACGCCAGTTCATCAACCACGGCCACGTGAACGTGAACGGCCGCCGCGTCAACATTCAGTCCTACCGCCTCAAGGTCGGTGACGTTGTTGAAGTCCGCGAAAAGTCGAAGCAGCTCGCCATCGTTCTCGAAGCCGTTCAGCTCGCAGAACGCGATGTGCCGGACTACATCGATGTCGATCACAACAAGATGGTCGCGACCTACAACCGTGTTCCGGGTCTTTCGGATGTGCCTTACGCCGTCCAGATGGAACCGAACCTCGTGGTCGAATTCTACTCGCGCTAA
- a CDS encoding extensin family protein, translating to MVLSFSRPSRIFIMVCLTLVFFLAPGLFRQGSTKAQTFIERILKQDAQKAKKYKKRTVQKRSSKRLLAKQAEKPAPQPNIEVKSKPTTPVPVPVPAPRRTEEKAQKEAPAMDEAHEAKPAADKAEPEQQAKPQKDDRIYQVACPALISGDVDGKLLPPIKDGEQCGTHSPLSLTAIGTKEPLRFAHPVTTNCAMAVTLAQWSSAIKKAAKTAYGDDFKITKIGTGSDYQCRRVNGASSGRISEHAFANALDIMSFEFSDGSKTELQSGWNGSDKEKAFWRAVHEASCELFMTVIGPDGDAAHRTNMHLDQGCHGKTCLMRICE from the coding sequence ATGGTGTTGTCTTTTTCCCGGCCTTCACGAATATTCATCATGGTCTGTCTGACATTGGTTTTTTTCCTGGCGCCAGGTCTTTTCAGGCAAGGCAGCACAAAAGCGCAGACATTCATCGAGCGGATATTGAAACAGGATGCGCAGAAGGCCAAAAAATATAAAAAACGCACAGTCCAAAAGCGCTCCAGCAAGCGACTTTTAGCAAAACAGGCTGAAAAGCCTGCCCCGCAACCAAATATCGAAGTCAAATCGAAACCAACAACTCCTGTTCCCGTTCCGGTGCCTGCGCCGCGCCGTACTGAAGAAAAAGCGCAAAAAGAAGCCCCCGCCATGGACGAGGCCCATGAGGCAAAGCCTGCCGCGGACAAAGCCGAACCGGAGCAACAGGCAAAGCCACAGAAGGATGATCGCATCTATCAGGTGGCCTGCCCGGCTTTGATTTCCGGCGATGTTGACGGAAAATTGCTGCCGCCCATCAAGGATGGCGAACAATGCGGCACCCACTCCCCGCTTTCCTTAACGGCGATCGGCACGAAAGAGCCGCTGCGATTTGCCCATCCCGTCACCACCAATTGCGCCATGGCGGTAACGCTTGCCCAGTGGAGCAGCGCCATAAAGAAAGCCGCCAAAACAGCCTATGGCGACGATTTCAAAATAACGAAGATCGGCACAGGCTCCGATTATCAATGCCGCCGGGTGAATGGCGCATCGAGCGGCCGTATTTCGGAACATGCTTTCGCCAATGCGCTCGACATCATGTCATTTGAATTTTCCGATGGCAGCAAAACCGAGCTTCAAAGCGGATGGAACGGCTCGGACAAGGAAAAGGCTTTCTGGCGTGCAGTGCATGAAGCAAGCTGCGAGCTTTTCATGACCGTGATCGGCCCCGATGGCGATGCTGCGCATCGGACCAACATGCATCTTGATCAGGGTTGCCACGGCAAAACCTGCCTTATGCGGATTTGCGAATAA
- the bspC gene encoding type IV secretion system effector BspC, whose protein sequence is MKSTKIILSAIFAFGFTAAAQADAVPKRTKDFTANYQTLVKDQQASPQVADCIASGYDYVKKSKKYDRLGFTKADIAAAATSDKSAKFSAKDAKKVSAIISVPGEARIKSVGYKWDSITLRCGITRGKLQAIEIVRK, encoded by the coding sequence ATGAAATCGACCAAGATCATACTTTCCGCTATTTTTGCCTTTGGTTTCACTGCCGCCGCGCAAGCTGATGCCGTGCCAAAGCGGACAAAGGATTTCACAGCCAATTATCAGACGCTGGTGAAAGACCAGCAGGCATCTCCACAGGTGGCCGATTGCATTGCTTCAGGCTACGACTATGTGAAAAAGAGCAAGAAATATGATCGCCTTGGCTTCACCAAGGCGGATATTGCAGCCGCTGCCACCAGCGATAAATCGGCCAAATTCAGCGCAAAAGACGCGAAGAAAGTTTCCGCCATCATTTCCGTTCCCGGCGAAGCGCGTATAAAGAGCGTCGGCTATAAATGGGACAGCATCACGCTGCGCTGCGGCATAACACGCGGCAAGTTGCAGGCCATAGAAATCGTGCGCAAGTAA
- a CDS encoding DUF3008 family protein: MPAKSQAQQKAAGAALAAKRGEIKVSELFGASKQMYESMTEKELEELAETKRKGLPGHVSDDDRK; encoded by the coding sequence ATGCCGGCAAAATCACAGGCACAACAGAAAGCAGCGGGCGCGGCACTTGCGGCCAAGCGCGGCGAAATCAAGGTGAGCGAGCTTTTTGGCGCATCGAAGCAGATGTATGAATCGATGACGGAAAAAGAACTGGAAGAGCTCGCCGAAACCAAACGCAAGGGCCTGCCCGGCCACGTTTCCGATGACGACAGAAAATGA